One window of the Ictidomys tridecemlineatus isolate mIctTri1 chromosome 11, mIctTri1.hap1, whole genome shotgun sequence genome contains the following:
- the Xkr8 gene encoding XK-related protein 8 translates to MPWSSRAVLLRDLILGVLGTAAFLLDLGADLWAAGQYALSGRYLWAALVLALLVLASVALQLFSWVWLRADPVGLHESQPPGRCLALLHFLQLGYLYRCLQGLQQGLLVWQQEEPSEFDLAYADFLSLDISMLRLFETFLETTPQLTLGLAIVLQSGRAEYYQWLSICTSFLGISWALLDYHQALRTCLPSKPLLSLGSSVIYFLWNLLLLGPRVLAVALFSALFPHYVALHFLGLWLVLLLWIWLQGTDFMPGPASEWLYRATVATILYFSWFNVSEGHTRGRATIHLAFLLSDSVLLVVTWVTHSTWLPVGIPLHMWLPLVGVCLLLGLALRLVYYRWLHPSCRWEPDRVDGARSLSPLPHSQLPQNRRMIHLARNFFPKAKDQAALSGKGEVNGVL, encoded by the exons ATGCCCTGGTCGTCCCGCGCCGTTCTCCTTCGGGATCTGATCTTGGGCGTTTTGGGCACCGCCGCCTTCCTGCTCGACTTGGGCGCGGACCTGTGGGCCGCCGGCCAGTATGCGCTCAGCGGCCGCTACCTATGGGCCGCGCTGGTGCTGGCACTGCTAGTCCTGGCGTCGGTGGCGCTGCAGCTCTTTAGCTGGGTCTGGCTGCGCGCCGACCCCGTTGGTCTGCACGAGTCGCAGCCTCCCGGCCGTTGCTTGGCGCTGCTGCACTTCCTGCAGCTGGGCTACCTGTACAG ATGCTTGCAGGGGCTACAGCAGGGGCTGTTGGTGTGGCAGCAGGAGGAGCCTTCCGAGTTTGACCTGGCCTATGCAGACTTCCTGTCCTTGGACATCAGCATGCTGCGGCTCTTTGAGACCTTCCTGGAAACGACGCCACAACTCACACTGGGGCTGGCCATCGTGCTACAGAGTGGCCGCGCTGAGTACTACCAGT GGCTTAGCATCTGCACATCCTTCTTGGGCATCTCCTGGGCACTGCTGGACTACCACCAGGCCTTGCGCACCTGCCTTCCCTCCAAGCCCCTCCTGAGCCTGGGCTCCTCTGTCATCTACTTCCTGTGGAACCTGCTACTACTGGGGCCCCGAGTCCTGGCGGTGGCCCTGTTCTCAGCCCTCTTCCCCCACTATGTGGCCCTGCACTTTCTGGGCCTGTGGCTGGTGCTGTTGCTCTGGATCTGGCTTCAGGGCACAGACTTTATGCCAGGCCCTGCCTCTGAGTGGCTATACCGGGCGACAGTGGCCACCATCCTCTATTTCTCCTGGTTCAATGTGTCTGAGGGCCATACCCGAGGCCGGGCCACCATTCACTTGGCATTCCTCCTAAGTGACAGTGTTTTGCTGGTGGTCACTTGGGTGACTCATAGCACCTGGCTGCCTGTCGGGATCCCATTGcacatgtggcttcccttggtcGGTGTCTGCTTACTTTTAGGTCTGGCTCTGCGCCTTGTCTACTACCGCTGGCTCCACCCTAGCTGCCGCTGGGAGCCTGACCGGGTGGATGGGGCCCGAAGTCTCTCTCCTTTGCCACACAGTCAGCTGCCTCAGAACAGGCGTATGATTCACTTGGCTCGGAACTTTTTCCCCAAGGCTAAGGATCAGGCTGCTTTGTCAGGGAAGGGAGAGGTGAATGGGGTCCTTTGA